In Oreochromis aureus strain Israel breed Guangdong linkage group 17, ZZ_aureus, whole genome shotgun sequence, the genomic stretch CTGTGGGGTAACAGCAGATACCCAGCAGGATGTGACTGCCCCGGGGGTGGGGGTCTTGGCCAGGTGAGTTTTATGTCACAGGTGGAGGTCTGACAGCTCATTAAAAAGATGCAGAAGAAGAGTCAGGATGTGACCCAGAGCCACTGATTCATCAGAGAAGCTCCAGTTTGTTCACCTGTTCTCTTGCTCGTCGCGCAAGGCATCGCCTGTCTGCAGGCTGTCCGTGAAGCTGCTCATTCACCTTTTGTTTTAAAGTAATGACACCTCTCTGTGTGGGTGGAACTGCCTCCACCTGTCAGAGCACTCCTGCAGATATTTGAGTTTGTGTGCCTCTGAAGTAGCTTCATCACAGTCTGATGTGATGACTTCCTTCATCAGAGTGGGGAAACCCCTTAATAACCACAGGTAACCATGGTGATGGGGAGCATCTCATCCACACATGTAATAAACATGGGTGTTCAGACGTCCATCTGGAAATCAGAGGGCTTTACTCTGCCTCAAATGACTAAGTTGTGGAGCTGACTTTGCTTCATCTGTGTGTTGATTTAGAAAAAGCTTTTCTCTCTCAGCTTTCAGCTTCATCACGACTCTGCAGACTCAGAGTGTCTGCGATGAAGCTGAAGCATGAACAGcacacagacagctgcagcTCTTCACTTCACAGACCAAGTCCAAGGCTGTGTTTTATTAACTGTACAAAGACCCGAGCCTCGGCCACCCTCTGCAAAGCAAACTGAGAGCTGAAACACGCACTGATGCTCAGCAGTGATGGAAACAccataaaaacatgaacaaaggCTGGAAATGAGAATGAATGAAAGGCTGAAACAtagtgtgcaaaagtcttgggcTCCTCATTACTTTATAATCCAAGCAGCcagatttttctgtatttttaaagtACTCTTGAGCAATAACTCTGCAGCTTTCTAaaggacattggctgcttttcactgttttaGACCAGTCCTTGTATCtgaatgttttttgtgtgttaggCCTGAACTCTGACCTCTGAATCAATCAAGCATGAAAAGGCTCCTAAAtcaaggatgaaccagtgttatGTCTGCATATAATAGACACCTGAGGaaagaaccagttttaaattgtgtctttaGGCTCTTTATTACTAGCAGcatgtcacacaaacacaacaggtGATTCCAAAAGAGctgttagctgaaaacttggcatatctcagtgTGTCtctaaaaataagagaaaaaatgTACAGAAGAAGTGTGAGGGCTAAAACTTTCTACAACAGATGAACAAGATCTGAAAGTCAttcaaaaaaaaatccagcaaagacctgacagagGAGCTGCGAGATGATCTGGACCTTCAGCTgatcatctactgttcactCAAGTCTCGTCAGAATTGTTCTCAGAGGGATGGCAGCTGCCAGGAAGCTGTTCTTAATAAAGGGAAACAAGGAGGAAAGACGAGGCATGAAAATGACACAAGAAGTGGGCTGAAAATCAGAGGAACCGCTCTCTGTGTGCTGACAGAGGCTTTGAGGCCTGATAGTGTATGAAGAAGCTGCTGAGCAGCAGCTGAAGGAGGAGAGACACATCAGCATGTCCTGTCAGGACTGACTTACCAGAAATACAACTGAACCTCCACCGAGGTACTGCTGACCTGCATGTGATAACACCTGAACCATGAGGCCTCTGAGAGGTGACCTAAAATGTAGTCTAGTTTCTGAAACCGTGAATGTTTACTATAGTTACCATGTTTAACATGTTGGCAAAGTGGGACTGACTGTGTACACAAATCAAAAATCAGCCTTTACTTAGGCTTTAAAAACTGGACCATAGGAGAACATGAACACAGCTGGCAGATCTTCCCAGACTTGTACTAATGACCTCACTGCTGGATCACCTCCATGATCAGTACACAGTGACCTCCCCGCAGCAGGATCACTGTTTCAGCTTCCTCTCACTTATCTCATATCCAAATGATCATTCAGGAGGAACAGGAAGCTCTGACCTTGGTCAGACGATCAGAAACAGATCTGAGATCCACATAAAGGTCAGAGCAGCAGAACAAAGACACAGCAGCTCAGCCGGACAAATTAACCTTTAAATAATGCTGAAGGCGGAAAGATGAGGATGAGAAAGACGAAGGTGGAGGATAATGGTGAAGGGTAGGGGTGCTCCAGGTTtaaaaacaggatttaaatGTGGAGAAGAACAGCTGGACACACAGTGTTGATCACAGGATTCACACCTGAGTGTGTTCAGCAGGTCGTTTCCACTGTGAAAGCAATGAGTCACTGACGTGAGTCAggccacagaagaagaagaagaggagcacTCTGTGTGGCGCTGACTCTCTGAGCATGGTTTGGTGTTTTGAGTGTTTGTAATCTGAGCTCATCGGTCAGGTTTCCCATCTGCAGACtgagacagtcagaaatatctgAAGATTGCCGTTTGCCCTCTGAATGAAACGTGATGGCTCAGGGCTGATCGGTGACTCTGTTCACTACTCTGCACAGAAACCAATGCTCGATGTCATCGATGAAGCTGTGAAATTACTCCCTGTTTGAGGAGCGCAGATGTTGCCTGTGCTGTGGTAACCAAATGACACACGTTTCCTATCGACAGTATCTACGAACAGGCTGCAGGTATCACTACACTGAATGTAAACCAATGGCCTTCTACTTCAGTCCCACTTACAAGACATGGTCATAGTGTTCCTGAGGTAGAGACTATATGAATCTCTTAGGATTTCCACAACTTTgacaaaacacaatgaaaaagcTTATTGAGTCCATTAATAATATTACAACCACAATGTGCAACAATAAAcacattcttttaaaaaaatgaatgaacataaacacacttgtcctctctgtccatctttttaactgtatttgttAAACATGggtttgtttttaactgtttaataCTTGTTATGGCACTAAACAATTTACATGACATGCTTTTTTAATCAACacctcttttattattttttcacctCCTTTACAAAAAGAATTGGTTTtgacataaaataaacacacttacTGTTTTAATGCAATCTACAAACTATATAAAGTGCAATGCTCCTTTAATGGCGGGCTCTCTTACTGAGTTGAACCTAGGCAGGCACCATTAATGACAAAGTAACTTCATAAGCTCAATAACTGGCTTCGGTATTAAAGTACAAAAATGTTCTCATAGCCAGAAAAATACCACATAGTGTGAAAACTGTTCAGCTCAGCAGTAGTTCAGCAGTTTCTTGTTTAGTTTAGGTtaacttacacacacacatacacacacacacacacacacacacacactattctACATTAAGCCAAGCCTGCTAGCATTAGCATCATGTAAGCTACAGCCCCAAATCACAATTTATACACAATTCTCATAACAAACCACTTCTTTTACCAAGTTGTACAAAGTCCCTAATAAACATTTTCTAATCTTGAGCTCTGTAGTCTTCAATAATGTTAATGCAAATTTACTAACCTGTGGTAAAGAACAGAAACAGCACACACTTTGAGCTGGTGTTAGCTTCACAATACAAAGAGTTATTTTTCTGCTTCACACACTTCTCTGTACCACGAGCATGATAAACGCCCTCTAGTGTCTGGATGTGGAATAGCATGTTAATGCCTGAAACTGCCACAAAAGTGCTTGACTGACAggttaacaaaacaaacattaattTTCGCAGGTAATTGTTTTCCTCTTTATCTTTTAAAGTATCATATTTTAACAGATAACTGTTTTCAATTCTCTGCACAAAAGATTCGCCGTCTCAGCCATCCACCCTCTGATTTCAGGGCATGCGGGTCAGGTTTGAATGAAATGACTCATCTGCAGGTAAAAGCGCCTGATCAATGGTTACTGTGAAATCAGACCGCTGCGAGGATGTCCCTCTCACATGTTTACAGACCGCAAGAACCAATAAATTGTTTAGAAACAATCAGACGAAGCACAGAGAACCGATTAGGCTTCTTTTGAGTGCAGGTGCAGATCAGGAATCAGTTTATCCATACACTCAGTGAAACTACACTCAGCCCCATGGTTACAGCCTTAAAGCTTTCTTTTAGCGTGATTAGTGATCAAACATCTGACACGTACATGGATGTATATGTGTTTGTAACTATGTTTGGATCAGAGGTCACTGACTCTGATTGGTTCCTCCAGCTGTTCTCTGACCGCCCAAACAGGAGGAGGTGAGGGTGGACCTCGGAGTCCTGATCCACGTTCCCCGATAAAACTGCTGTCATTTGATTAATGAGAGGATGACATTATCGCCTCCATTCAAAGAGCATGCTCAGTAGCGACTGTTTCATTAAGTCCATTAAGAGTATCCCCACATCTGAGCTAGCTGACTTCATTGCTGCCAAAATAAAGGGCTGGCAAATACGGCACCAgacaaaaaggaagaaaaattgcCTTCTTTTCAGGCTTTCAACACTACCAGACCCTGGACAGACatgacaaacaggaaactgaatgTTCATGAACGTCATTGAGGAAAACTGCACACGTGACAGCAGCCACAACCAATGAGGCAAAAGAGTTTCTGACATGTGACAAGGTGGTAACTCAACCCAAGATTACAATCCCTGCAGATGGCAGCGACAGTTACTCATagtcatgtgacatgttcagtcatgtgacctgtgaAACAGGACGTGTTCATTTAtggctctgtgtttgtttgtgtgcccACCCCACTCAGAGCCTCCTGTAACACCACATTAATTAAACATTTTCTCCTTCTACACACAAAACTTAAGTTTACATTAAAGGAGTCAGGCTGAGAGCTGATTGgctctctgacaggaaatactgACTAAAAACAGCATCTCTGAGGATGTGGATGTTTTACTTCTGTGTGTTTGAAATAAGCTCTGAGAGCAGCAGGTGGAACCAACAGGATCCTGCTGCTTCAAAGTCCTGCAGCATGTTGGCCTACTTATCCTGCTCATTAATGCCGGGTAAGCCTCtaatgctcacacacacacacacacacacacacacacacagtgacggGGCGCTCTGTTCTCTGGGGACAAAGCAGAACAACAGATCAAGGCTGAAACACAAAATCATGAATGTGTGATGACATGAGGATGAAATCAGCGGCAAGGTCGAGAGACATCGGCCGATTGTAGGCCAGCAGAAGAGAGCAAGGTGAGTCTGTGTGAGAATGAAGAGTTGGTAAGAGGAAAAAGTGAAGTGGCAGGTGAAGGGTTAACACAGGCCAACACACAGCGATCCGAACCAACGACTGTGAAAACTCTTCAGtctgttcgtgtgtgtgtgtggttgtgttgtTTTACTGCTTGtgatttgtgtcattttattgCTCTATTCTCTTACGCTTTCGATCAGGGATGTTAAACTCTTTCACATCCTGGGCCGTGATGGGGGGGTGGGTCAGACCGGTGAAACTGGCCTTCCTGTCAGCGTAAAGATGTTTCactgcacatttaatccctgagtCATCTGAATATAAGATAAAGAAGTACAACTCCAGCAGCACATTTCAGTTTCTCTACATGACAAAGAAATGTTGCTCCAGGTTTCAGTAGCACTGCCCTGTAAcagaaagttttgtttgttctttcttttctttcaaactgGGAACCCATCATGataaaaaagacatttctaTAGCAGATCgcaaaaaaacaggaacttttctgtCACTTTATCTGTTATTTAATTACTATGGTGTAccatgattgtgtgtgtgtgagtgtgcatgagtgtgtgcgtgtatggCGAACATTAAACACTTTGTTCCATCAGGTTTGATCAGGCTTTTTCAGCCTGTGATGGGACCTTGAATCAAACCGAGGTGTGGGGGTTATGTTTGAGCAGACAGGGACTGAAGAGAAGGAAGCTGAGCTCGTGGTTGAGGAGACCGATGCAGGAAAATGATTTCAAAGTTCACCAGCAGGAAACCTTCGAGGAGGAGGTTTCATTCATAGGCCTTCATCCTCAGTCTGTTTTTTATGAGACtctaataataatgcattggatttatatagcgcttttcaaggcacccaaagcgctttacaatgacattattcattcacactcacattcacacactggtggaggcaagttacagttgtagccacagctgccctggggcagactgacagaagcgaggctgccatatcgcaccatcggcccctctggccaacaccagtaggtggtagggtaaagtgtcttgcccaaggacacaacgaccaggacagagaggctggggatcgaaccggcgaccttccggttacaggtgcccttcccaaccccctgagccacggtcacTCTACACGTCCTCGTGCCTGCAGGAGCATCCCAGCAgagcctttcaaaataaaacctggATAAGGTGCAGTGATGATTTTCAGCTGAACACGTATGAAGTGGTGATGACCTGATAAAGACACATGAGAAGCGGTGTCGGCCTCTGATCATCCTCTCACTgatctgaattttaaaaaataccacAGCTTGAGTTTCATCCAGTTTTGACTCCACAGCTGCAGCTGAAGGTCATAAAAAAACATGATCATGTGACATTTTAGTGGACCTAGGCAGAGCTCAGGGCTCATATTTTCAGTTTGGTCACGTCTTGTTTGTTCACCGCTCTGAGGTCAGCTGTTTGACCACTGCAGAGTTCCACCTCAGGACCTTTTTGTCACATGTGAACACAGCAGACTACACTGTGACCTCTGAGTTCGTATTTCCAGTTCATAAATAAAATCTGCTCAGATGTTACGTTCACACAGTGGATATGAAACAAGTGAAATGAGTCTGAGAACTCAAACAAACAGGCTAACAAATCACCTCACCGGAGCTGAGCCAGATGTTTTATACTATAAGGTGATGAACaacaatattagagagaaatcCCCAGCAGTTAGACGATGGTGTAGAGACTGAGGTCATTCCATCTCAGTCATAACTTCATATATCAAATATATTTCAAGATATATAGATTTTTTTACATATTCCACTGAGCCACACTTGTTCCCTGACAGCAAGAAGATCCTAAGTTCAATTCGACCAACTgggacctttctgtgtggagtttgcatgtactctgacttcctcccacagtccccCGGTGTACCCTCAGACAGCTGGCATAGGCTCCAGCCCTCCCTGCCTGAGAAACTTGGCTGGTTGTGTCGATTGTTGGTTGGTTGACTTTGTTGATGCTCTTTACCTATACTGCTCACTGACTTTGTGTCACCAGGTGGAGGAGGTCAAAGATGAAGATGTTGAGGTCCTGCAGGCTGCTGCTGTGGCAGGTGGCTCTCAGACTTTCTTATAATGTTGTTATAGGTAAGACAATTTAAAACCTGCTTTTCTCTGATATCAGGCACTTTGCCGTCGTCAGTGCCTTTTTGTCCATGGTGGTGCAGCGGTTACTAAGAAGGTTCCCGGTTTGAATTGCCATGTTGGATTAGGGTTTTTTGAGCATGATCTACCTGTGCCTGTGTGGGCTCTGTCGGATATCCTGGCTTCCTTCCAAGTCCTAAGACATGCTCGTTTGGGTAACTGGCAACTAATTCCCAAATAATGGGAATGTGAGGTAAATACGGTGCAGCATGATTTGGTTAAATGTTGCTAGTAATCTAAGGTTGGTTTAGGGTTTAAGGTGATGTGATAAAAAGATCCTGAAGTCCTAATCAGGACTAAAAAAGTAACTCTCTACTTTCAGACACTCCTGAGAAGTTTGTCTTTAAATATGTCTTTAGATAACAACAGAACCGGATCAATAAAATCGTAATCAGTTATTGATCGTCCTCACTGCCACGGACACATCAGATATGCTCTGCTCCATCCTCAGCGAGCCTATGTCGGGAGGGCTCCGACATCTTCACCTCAGTCAGAGAGAATAGTCCAACAGGTGAATTCATCTCCAGCATCAACATCACTGCAGGTCCACGAGCTAACACCATCCGCCTGTGTCTGTCCGGACGCAACGCTAACTGGTTTTACTTAGAGGGCCGGACTATCAGACTCAACTCCTCAGTGTTCAGAGTCCTCGACCGAGAGGTACACCTGAACACATCTCACCTGCAGCAGAAATACATCTTAAAACGTCTCAACTCATGCTGGATCTCTGTCTGTCAGGTGGAGGGATCAGTGCTCATCGCAGAGCtaatttgttatgaaaatgacaTCATGCAGGTAGGTCATCTGAGGTCCTGTGCTGAGCCGTAAATACATTTGATGACTCAGAGTCGCTCAGGTGAGTCTGCACCTGTTTCAGGGTAACTACAGGATTTTGGTGGAGATTCTGaatgaaaatgacaacaaaCCAAACTTCCTGTTGGAGACAATTCAGCCGTTTACCATCAGTGAGGTACAACCAGAAAAATTACCTTCATGTTAACCAGCCAATAAGCATCCATCACATGTACATTGTTTTAACAGGTGCCTCGGGTGTTTCCTCACCTGTGTAAACAGGATTTTTCGTTGTTTTGTGTGTAGCTGACAGCAGTGAACTCGGTGGTTTTCACTGTGAAGGCCGTTGATGCAGATGGGGACGTGATCAGCTACATCATCGACCCGTCATCGGTAAGAATAACGCCCGCCACTTGCTGCTTGACCATGAGCTGCAGCTCTTTATTATCTCACCTGTCATCTGCCTGCCTGCAGCAAGATGCCCAGTTCTTCAGGATCGACCTGCCCAATACTGGAAAAGTAGTTCTGAACAAACCTCTGGACTACGAGACGAGAACTCACCTGCAGCTCATCATGTGGGCCCAGGTAACATTCAGACAGGTGATACATCCAGGTAATCAGGGTGAGGTCAGAGGTTTTATTTTACTGCAAAGTCATGTCAAGCCATTACACTCTAACCAGCAAAAACTattcaacaaaaaaacaaaccctgtgATATCTGATCATCAAATTATCacagaaaagtgaaaataatGTCACACCTCTACACACCTGACAGGAATCAAACACTGTGGACAAGTTCAACACATCTGCTGTTCTCACCATCAACATCGAGGATGGTGATGACCAGTATCCTCACTTCTTGCCCTGCACACCTGTGTCTCCTGGCGTGCCTGTCTGCATGAATCCCACCTACACAACCAACATCACAGAGAAACACCAGGTAAATACCCGAGGAATTACTTACAAACTAGCTTCTGAAAACATTACCAGACCGTAAAACATCAATAAAAACAGCCAGATGTTTCTGGAGATGTTTTTCAGTATCACAAAATTTTTCCAGTCATTTAGGTTTGAGCGTCCCAACATTTAGGGAACAAGTTTTATACCTGTCCAGATACCTGCaggtatttttttgtttgtttgtttgtttcaggacGTGGGTCTGGACTTTTCTCCTGGCCCAATCACAGCAGAGGATGGAGACAAAGGGATCAATGCTCCTCTCACCTACACCATCCTCTCAGGTCAGACTCACTCACACTCACCATTAGACTCATGTACAAACATGTGTGTACAGGTGTGTTTGCTTCACCCACAGGTGATGATCAGGGCAGGTTCACGATCAACAACACAACAGGTGAGATCAGGTTAACCAGAGCAGCAGATGACCGACGGCTGACACCAAACTACATGCTCACAGTCATGGTAACAACataacttcctgttttctgcCTCATTCACAACAATTAGCCACAGTATGTATTTTAtactgtcttccttctctcacccctaCCTGTCGCTGctgatggccccgcccctccctgagccgggttctgccagaggtttctttctgttaaaagggagtttttccttcccactgttgccaaactCATAGCACttatcatatgattgttgggtttttctctctatGCATTAGAGAGAaaaacttacaatataaagtgccttgaggtgactgatgttgtcatttggtgctgtattaataaaattgaattgaattgaattgaattgaattgaattgaattgaattgaattgaaaactgTGAGACATCTACTTTCCCTCTCACCTGTCCAGGTGTGCCAGGTGGATGACAGGTTGAAGTACAGTGTGGCGTCAGTTCTGGTCAGAGTTCTCTATGAGAACGCATTCCCTCCGGTCTTCAACAGAACCACTTACAAAGGTTTCATCATCCAGAGCTCTAGCCCTGCCTCCATCGTCTCCACCTATGGGAACCAGGTGTTGCAGGTCCAGGTGTCAGACCGTGACTTCCCTGATGTAAGAACACATGCTACACTACCTGTGTTACTTCCTACATCATATCAGTGAATCATTCCTACTGTCAAATCACAGGGCAGGAACCCAAATATCCACTATTTGCTCCATCCTCCATCCGAATTGTATCAAGTAACCAAGGAGGGGGTTCTGATCGCCAAGACAAACCAACTGCGGGCCTTTGACAGGCAAATCCTACAGGTGAGTTAGATATTGATCAAACCAACTCACCTGTTAGTTAAACACCTGTCACCACTGGTATCACGATAAGCTGCCGCTGCTAGCACCAACTTAGTGTCTCATTGAGAGAATGGATCCATGGTCTTACAGGTGGAATTTTTCCACCTTAAAATAATATCAGAAGTCTGAATAAGCATTAATGATGGGTAGAGGCTTGATGGGCCTTACCTTCACCTGTAAGATGGGAATCAGGTGATTTTAAGTTTGTTAACTTTAGTCCCAGGTTGGTTGGATGTGGTTTGAATAAGCTGAACCTGAAGTTATTTTAAAGGGCGGATCTATCCAGGATGGTTTCTTTGTGTGTATCAGTGTCTGCAGGAGGTCAGTGACCATTACCAGGTCCAGTTTCCTTCACCtccaataaaatgatcagtgtgcttggaacaataatgtttaacatcAGGAAATTAGATGGTTTCCATCTAACGATGATACATCATGTTCTGACTGAAGAAAACAGCTGTGCCTCAAATATGGAGTAAGCAGGAAACTAACAGCCATGTTTGGAAGGTCAGTGACAGTGTAGCGATGTGCTAGCTGATGGTTAACTGCAGAGATGTAGTTACGCTAATATAAACTCATGAGcacagaaagatggaggagcAAGGTTAAAGTGCTATCAGTAAAGTTCATGTTGAGAGACAAATGGCACCAAATGACAGGAAGAAGATGCTAAAAACAGACCAAGGTCAGCCCAGAGGTCTGAGATGATACTCAGTAGGTCAGTCTGTAACTACTACTGCTACCTGGTTTAGATTACTCTGAAAAAGTCCTGAACCTCAGCTTCATATCCACACTGATTCTTCTCAGAGGCCTGCAGCACATCAACTTGTTAAAACTGGGTTTTAGA encodes the following:
- the LOC116313795 gene encoding protocadherin-15; amino-acid sequence: MKMLRSCRLLLWQVALRLSYNVVIASLCREGSDIFTSVRENSPTGEFISSINITAGPRANTIRLCLSGRNANWFYLEGRTIRLNSSVFRVLDREVEGSVLIAELICYENDIMQGNYRILVEILNENDNKPNFLLETIQPFTISELTAVNSVVFTVKAVDADGDVISYIIDPSSQDAQFFRIDLPNTGKVVLNKPLDYETRTHLQLIMWAQESNTVDKFNTSAVLTINIEDGDDQYPHFLPCTPVSPGVPVCMNPTYTTNITEKHQDVGLDFSPGPITAEDGDKGINAPLTYTILSGDDQGRFTINNTTGEIRLTRAADDRRLTPNYMLTVMVCQVDDRLKYSVASVLVRVLYENAFPPVFNRTTYKGFIIQSSSPASIVSTYGNQVLQVQVSDRDFPDGRNPNIHYLLHPPSELYQVTKEGVLIAKTNQLRAFDRQILQVVARDEESGEEVSASVDIEVLQRGQAVPSGAFKEQQLFGDVDSTLAGGIAVLILIVLLSAILFLLLWTVHRRRVQDPEDHPAIAFGKHPNVVSSPPVFVDESSHGSRAFTHQSGSFHGRQGVYTRRPSLLPPPSSSQLSEPGESRTRPPLPPPSSSSSHLFTVAEKHEGGAHTWEALRSAVESTGICGEDIPAVNTGMPQRDENMKTD